In one Silene latifolia isolate original U9 population chromosome 10, ASM4854445v1, whole genome shotgun sequence genomic region, the following are encoded:
- the LOC141607382 gene encoding uncharacterized protein LOC141607382: protein MTKGVFPERNFKAIKCACGVPVVLLRSWTHDNPGRRFLRCKFSNPDSSRGCGYFSWYEEVQQKWQKNTINQLILEKKVLHGDLVMNKSEVAHLKEQNNKLKEANVLLKQINENVNMDNGESSMNGCRAMYKCFVVVCILVVLFSIIMKM, encoded by the coding sequence ATGACAAAGGGGGTTTTTCCTGAAAGAAATTTCAAGGCCATCAAATGTGCGTGTGGGGTTCCAGTTGTTCTGTTGAGGTCATGGACACATGACAATCCGGGTCGTAGGTTCCTTAGATGCAAGTTTTCAAACCCAGATTCAAGTCGTGGTTGCGGCTATTTTAGCTGGTACGAGGAAGTGCAGCAGAAATGGCAGAAGAACACAATAAATCAGTTGATATTGGAGAAAAAAGTTCTCCATGGTGACCTTGTGATGAATAAATCTGAAGTTGCTCATTTGAAGGAACAAAACAACAAGCTTAAGGAAGCTAATGTCCTACTTAAGCAAATCAATGAGAATGTCAATATGGACAATGGAGAAAGCAGTATGAATGGTTGTAGAGCAATGTATAaatgctttgttgttgtttgcaTTTTAGTGGTCCTCTTTAGCATTATAATGAAAATGTAA
- the LOC141607383 gene encoding uncharacterized protein LOC141607383: MEDLEKEDGQGLTIMSDRQKGLLEAFNGVTPKAEIRFCARHIWANFKLQWPGGLFKEAFWKAARSTSQAEFISEMKGIQFLNQAAYEYLAAIPPKHWSRHAFSTTSKSNMLLNNMCESFNAVLKPARDKPIISLMEWIRRYVMKRHYDKRMGGEGYKSKVMPFVNEYLKWVENEARFCCLIPSFSGEFEVDHRGKQKAVNLTRRTCSCKSWDLTGIPCPHAMFCIRDQRQEVIDYVDECYSKTTYIKAFQHPIVAMPGHEDWEKVDMAAPTPPPFKKLPGRPKLKKRRREVGEGSNGQTKKLRQTRTCGRCGGNGHNKKTCKNPPKTQAKEKVAATRGMSTSAWSKKVREGAAKRKAKKAQDAAMVEQISGQHQSVQETHYASVNNASPATVSRRRAWF, encoded by the exons ATGGAAGATCTGGAAAAGGAAGATGGACAAGGATTGACTATAATGTCAGACAGACAAAAG GGTTTATTGGAGGCTTTCAATGGAGTCACTCCAAAGGCAGAAATCAGATTTTGTGCAAGACATATATGGGCTAATTTCAAGCTACAATGGCCAGGGGGACTGTTTAAAGAAGCATTTTGGAAGGCTGCAAGAAGTACATCTCAAGCTGAATTCATAAGTGAAATGAAGGGTATTCAATTCTTGAACCAAGCAGCATATGAATACCTAGCTGCCATACCCCCAAAGCACTGGTCAAGGCATGCTTTCTCAACAACCAGCAAGTCTAACATGTTATTGAATAACATGTGTGAGTCATTCAATGCAGTATTAAAGCCAGCAAGGGATAAGCCTATCATTAGTTTAATGGAGTGGATAAGAAGGTATGTCATGAAAAGACACTATGATAAAAGAATGGGAGGTGAAGGTTATAAGAGTAAAGTAATGCCCTTTGTGAATGAGTATTTAAAATGGGTGGAGAATGAAGCAAGGTTTTGCTGCTTAATTCCTTCTTTCAGTGGTGAGTTTGAGGTTGACCATAGGGGAAAACAGAAGGCTGTTAATTTGACAAGAAGGACTTGTTCTTGTAAGAGTTGGGATCTCACAGGTATTCCTTGTCCACATGCAATGTTTTGCATTAGGGACCAAAGACAAGAAGTCATTGATTATGTTGATGAATGTTACAGCAAAACCACCTATATCAAAGCCTTTCAACACCCTATTGTAGCAATGCCTGGCCATGAAGACTGGGAGAAGGTTGACATGGCAGCCCCTACTCCACCACCATTTAAGAAGCTTCCTGGGAGGCCTAAGCTAAAGAAGAGGAGAAGAGAAGTAGGGGAAGGAAGCAATGGACAGACCAAAAAGCTTAGGCAGACAAGAACTTGTGGTAGGTGTGGAGGGAATGGACATAACAAGAAAACTTGTAAAAACCCACCAAAGACTCAAGCTAAGGAGAAAGTAGCTGCAACAAGAGGTATGAGTACATCAGCTTGGAGCAAGAAGGTTAGAGAGGGAGCTGCTAAAAGGAAAGCGAAAAAGGCACAAGATGCTGCTATGGTGGAACAGATATCAGGTCAGCATCAAAGTGTTCAAGAAACTCATTATGCTAGTGTCAACAATGCCTCACCTGCAACTGTTTCAAGGAGAAGGGCTTGGTTTTGA
- the LOC141607385 gene encoding uncharacterized protein LOC141607385, producing the protein MVTPLTIDVSLHVGGHFQSLSGKSVYVGGVHVLLTGISSNSLSYCLLVNEAKKVVGQNVSVFIWYKKPGLAMNVGRTIILGDRDMPAVLKTRDKDNKLDLYVTTRVIPFSSPGKSNPNLGHKKPTSSPKKPNYTKPTSSRGLEKDIPLDIPALQVIHPTPEKLPFRRQQRVGGFFGLSDNLGGSVGGEQQSVGSVGGEQQGGSSVFVEDLVGGSVFGKDQVDGSATVGGGFVVEKGKKNVSEKVKGKSKVVGKRNLVGNRKEVSKDKGRKTKSGKRKQLVEEEGEEDSDLLDSDIEVVEEDLVADDLFQRNEEGGKKKVSFLEDLEEEHNLSDDLRSLEGSEDEGVDNKVFNPNTDFKKKLHLEVGLKFCSVEVLRVALRAHAIENRYEYYFLHNGKNIVRAYCKQKCKCPWDKVRSKIRCVCQQFLCPFTLYATTTTTTKEYMEIRTLNLTHTCSFKGVNSKVSSEYLAEKYLEDWRENPNWELSSFVRDVYRTLGVKISYHQAWLTRARARLIINGDGADEYGRVWEYAHALRKYNPGSTVIVLVDNVENPPPQFQRMYVCLKACKVGFLAGCRPLIGVDGCHLKGPYPGMCLVAVSMDANNNIYPVAWAAVEVENNQT; encoded by the coding sequence ATGGTGACACCATTAACTATAGATGTCAGTCTTCATGTGGGTGGGCATTTTCAGTCACTTTCTGGAAAAAGTGTGTATGTTGGTGGAGTACATGTACTGCTGACTGGTATTAGTAGTAATAGCCTCAGTTATTGCTTGTTAGTGAATGAAGCCAAAAAAGTGGTTGGGCAAAATGTGAGTGTTTTTATTTGGTATAAAAAACCTGGGTTAGCAATGAATGTTGGTAGAACCATTATATTAGGGGATAGAGATATGCCTGCTGTGTTAAAAACAAGAGATAAGGACAACAAGCTGGACTTGTATGTCACTACTAGGGTTATCCCTTTTTCAAGTCCAGGTAAAAGTAATCCTAATCTTGGACACAAAAAGCCCACTTCTTCACCAAAAAAACCCAACTACACAAAGCCCACTTCTTCTCGAGGTCTTGAAAAGGACATTCCCCTTGACATACCAGCACTGCAGGTTATTCATCCAACCCCTGAAAAACTACCATTTAGGAGACAACAAAGAGTTGGTGGATTTTTTGGTCTTTCAGATAATTTGGGTGGATCTGTAGGTGGTGAACAACAGAGTGTTGGATCTGTTGGTGGTGAACAGCAGGGAGGTAGTTCTGTATTTGTTGAAGATCTGGTGGGTGGATCTGTATTTGGTAAAGATCAGGTGGATGGTTCAGCTACTGTTGGTGGTGGGTTTGTGGTTGAGAAAGGCAAGAAGAATGTGAGTGAGAAGGTTAAGGGAAAATCAAAAGTTGTTGGTAAAAGGAACTTAGTAGGGAACAGGAAAGAAGTAAGTAAAGACAAGGGTAGAAAAACAAAGAGTGGTAAAAGAAAACAGTTGGTAgaggaagaaggtgaagaagattCTGACCTACTTGATTCTGATATAGAGGTTGTAGAGGAGGACCTTGTGGCTGATGATCTATTTCAAAGAAATGAGGAGGGAGGAAAAAAGAAAGTTTCATTTTTAGAGGATTTAGAAGAGGAACATAACTTATCTGATGATCTCAGAAGTCTTGAAGGTTCAGAGGATGAAGGAGTTGACAACAAAGTCTTCAACCCTAACACAGACTTTAAGAAGAAGTTGCACTTGGAGGTTGGTTTGAAGTTCTGTTCTGTTGAAGTACTAAGGGTTGCCCTTAGAGCACATGCTATTGAGAACAGGTATGAGTACTACTTTTTACATAATGGTAAGAACATTGTGAGAGCTTATTGCAAACAAAAATGCAAGTGTCCATGGGACAAGGTCAGAAGTAAAATAAGGTGTGTTTGTCAACAATTTTTGTGTCCATTTACATTATatgccacaacaacaacaactacaaaaGAGTATATGGAGATTAGGACACTGAATTTGACACACACATGCTCCTTTAAAGGAGTCAATTCAAAAGTTTCTTCTGAGTATTTAGCTGAAAAGTATCTTGAGGATTGGAGGGAAAACCCTAATTGGGAGTTGAGTTCATTTGTGAGAGATGTATACAGAACATTGGGGGTAAAAATAAGTTATCACCAAGCTTGGTTAACTAGGGCTAGAGCAAGACTTATTATAAATGGTGATGGGGCTGATGAATATGGTAGGGTTTGGGAGTATGCCCATGCTTTGAGGAAGTATAACCCAGGTTCTACTGTCATTGTTCTTGTGGATAATGTTGAAAACCCACCCCCTCAGTTTCAAAGAATGTATGTGTGTTTGAAAGCATGCAAAGTTGGTTTCCTGGCTGGTTGTAGGCCTCTAATAGGGGTAGATGGTTGCCATCTTAAAGGCCCATACCCAGGAATGTGTTTAGTGGCTGTTAGTATGGATGCTAACAACAACATATATCCTGTGGCCTGGGCTGCGGTAGAGGTAGAAAATAACCAAACTTGA